The DNA sequence TCAAATAATCCAAACATAAATTGTGTGTAGTTTTCATAATCCAAGTTTTTGCCGAAAGAATATTAAAGCTTCCCAAGTTTCCCCAAATTCTAATTAGAACTTCTTGAGTAACATCTTCAGCATCCATTTTATTTTTTAACAAGTAAACAGAATAATTGTAAATTCTGCTCTTGTATTGCTGAACTAAAAAATTGTATTTTGTATCAGTTAACATAGTTTCTATACATAAAGACGAAATAGAATAACAAATTGTTACAAAATATTTTGAAAAATTTTAGGAGATTTTATGAGTGTTGCAGAAATTAAGGAATTTGTTAAAAAGGTTGAATTATTTAATGGTTTTTCTGATTCTGAACTGAATTTGGTTGCAGAAAAAATGAAACTGGTAGATTATGAAAAAGATGCAATTTTATTTAGTGAAAACAATCCGCATGAAGTTTTATTTATAATTTATGAAGGTGAAGTTGAGTTATTTAAAAGAACTCCGTTTGGACAAGAAAAAAGATTAGCATTTTTTTCAAAGTATGATTTTCTCGGCGAAGGCTCTCTGATTGATGATTCTCCTCATTCAACATCCGCAAGAACATTATTAAATACAAAAATTATAATTATTGATAAAGCTGAATTAACAAACTTATCAAACAAACATGGAGAAATTGCCGTAAAACTTTATTCAACTATTTCTCGCGTAATTTCCCGAAGAATGAAAAGGACAAACATTAATGCAGTAAATATTGGCGATCAGTATGAATCCGGAAGAACAAGAAAAGAGCATGATCTTTTGGGAGAAAGAAATGTTCCGCAAGAAAGATATTATGGAGTTCAAACTTTACGAGCTTTGGAAAATTTTAATATAAGCGGACAAAGTATAAATACATTTCCAAATTTAGTTTCTGCATTGGGAATTGTAAAAATGGCTGCAGCAAAAGCTAATTATGATTTGGGACTTTTATCAAAACCGGTTGCCGATGCAATAATTGAAGCTTGCAATGAAATCATTAATGGAAAACTTCACACAAATTTTGTTGTTGATATGATTCAAGGCGGTGCGGGAACTTCCACAAATATGAATGCAAATGAAGTTATTGCAAACAGAGCTTTGGAATTATTAGATAGAGAAAAAGGAGACTATAAATACTGTCATCCGAATAATCATGTAAATCTTTCACAATCTACAAATGATGCATATCCAACAGCAGTGAAAATTGCAATTATAAAATCGAACGAAAGTTTAATATTTGTATTAAAGGAGTTGATTGAATCTTTCAGAGAAAAAGGAAAAGAATTTTCTAATATAATTAAGATGGGAAGAACGCAATTACAAGATGCGGTTCCTATGACTTTAGGACAAGAATTTGAAGCTTATGCAGTAACACTTGGAGAAGAAATTCAAAGATTAGAGCAAAATGCAAATTTATTTTTAGAAGTAAATATGGGTGCAACCGCAATAGGAACGGGAATAAACGCTCCAATTGGATATAGAGAAAAATGCATTGAGCACTTAAGAAAAATTACAAATTTAGAAATTGTTAGTGCAACAAATTTAGTTGAAGCTACTCAAGATACCGGAGCTTTTGTAATTTATTCATCTGCAATAAAAAGATTAGCTGTAAAACTTTCTAAAATTTCTAATGATTTGAGATTATTATCTTCCGGACCGCGAACTGGAATTAACGAAATTAATTTACCTCCCATGCAGCCGGGCTCCTCAATTATGCCGGGAAAAGTAAATCCCGTAATTCCCGAAGTTGTAAATCAAATTGCATTTAAAGTTATTGGAAATGATTTAACCGTTACACTTGGAGCAGAAGCCGGTCAACTTGAATTAAACGTAATGGAACCAATAATTACGCAAAGTATTTTCGAATCAATTTCCATGTTGATGAATGGAATGACAACTTTGAAATATAAATGTATTGATGGAATTACTGCAAACGCCGATCATTGTTTAAATTTAGTAAAAAATAGCATCGGATTAATTACAGCGCTTAATCCAGTTTTGGGTTATGAGACAAGCACACAACTTGCAAAAGAAGCATTGCAGAATAATAGAGGAATTTACGAATTGGTTTTAGAGAAAGGATTATTATCTGAAGAAGAATTAGATAAATTACTCGCACCGGAAAATATGGTTGGGAAAGTTTAACTCAAAATATTTATTTGTAATTCCAAATTTAAATTTGGTAATTCTAAATTCTTAAGATACTTATGAAATAAATAATTTTAAGATCTTAAAAAATATTAAAATCAGTATTATTAGTAAGAGTAAAATAAATGAAGAAAATCATATTTCTGATTATTCTAACAATTAGTTATTTATGTGTTTTTGCTAAGCAAGATGATACAGTAAAAGTTATGCAATCAGATAAAGTTCCCGTAATTGACGGAATAAGTAATGATATCGCTTGGAATGAAACATCCTGGCAAAGTATTGATCAAGTTTGGATTCCTTGGGGAGATTATGTTGATTCTTCTGATTATTATGGAAACTACAAAG is a window from the Ignavibacteriota bacterium genome containing:
- the aspA gene encoding aspartate ammonia-lyase; the encoded protein is MSVAEIKEFVKKVELFNGFSDSELNLVAEKMKLVDYEKDAILFSENNPHEVLFIIYEGEVELFKRTPFGQEKRLAFFSKYDFLGEGSLIDDSPHSTSARTLLNTKIIIIDKAELTNLSNKHGEIAVKLYSTISRVISRRMKRTNINAVNIGDQYESGRTRKEHDLLGERNVPQERYYGVQTLRALENFNISGQSINTFPNLVSALGIVKMAAAKANYDLGLLSKPVADAIIEACNEIINGKLHTNFVVDMIQGGAGTSTNMNANEVIANRALELLDREKGDYKYCHPNNHVNLSQSTNDAYPTAVKIAIIKSNESLIFVLKELIESFREKGKEFSNIIKMGRTQLQDAVPMTLGQEFEAYAVTLGEEIQRLEQNANLFLEVNMGATAIGTGINAPIGYREKCIEHLRKITNLEIVSATNLVEATQDTGAFVIYSSAIKRLAVKLSKISNDLRLLSSGPRTGINEINLPPMQPGSSIMPGKVNPVIPEVVNQIAFKVIGNDLTVTLGAEAGQLELNVMEPIITQSIFESISMLMNGMTTLKYKCIDGITANADHCLNLVKNSIGLITALNPVLGYETSTQLAKEALQNNRGIYELVLEKGLLSEEELDKLLAPENMVGKV